A region from the Eublepharis macularius isolate TG4126 chromosome 13, MPM_Emac_v1.0, whole genome shotgun sequence genome encodes:
- the YWHAH gene encoding 14-3-3 protein eta, which yields MSDREQLLQRARLAEQAERYDDMAAAMKAVTELNEPLSNEDRNLLSVAYKNVVGARRSSWRVISSIEQKTMTDGNEKKLEKVKAYREKIEKELETVCNDVLALLDKFLIKNCSDIQYESKVFYLKMKGDYYRYLAEVATGEKKNSVVEASEAAYKEAFEISKEHMQPTHPIRLGLALNFSVFYYEIQNAPEQACLLAKQAFDDAIAELDTLNEDSYKDSTLIMQLLRDNLTLWTSDQQDEEAGEGNN from the exons ATGAGCGACCGCGAGCAGCTGCTGCAGCGAGCCCGCCTGGCCGAGCAGGCGGAGAGATACGACGACATGGCCGCGGCCATGAAAGCG GTGACGGAGCTGAATGAACCTCTTTCAAATGAAGACAGAAACCTGCTCTCTGTAGCCTATAAGAATGTTGTTGGTGCCAGGAGATCTTCCTGGAGAGTCATCAGCAGCATAGAACAGAAAACCATGACTGATGGGAATGAAAAGAAGCTGGAAAAAGTGAAGGCATACAGGGAGAAGATTGAGAAGGAGTTGGAGACCGTGTGCAATGATGTTCTGGCCCTCCTAGATAAGTTCTTGATCAAGAACTGCAGTGACATTCAATATGAGAGCAAGGTCTTTTACCTGAAAATGAAAGGTGATTACTACCGCTACTTAGCAGAAGTTGCTACAGGTGAAAAGAAGAACAGTGTTGTGGAAGCATCAGAAGCTGCCTACAAAGAAGCGTTTGAGATCAGCAAAGAGCACATGCAACCCACGCACCCTATCCGGCTGGGGCTGGCACTCAACTTCTCAGTGTTCTACTATGAAATCCAGAATGCCCCTGAGCAGGCCTGCCTTCTAGCCAAACAAGCCTTTGATGATGCCATAGCTGAGCTGGATACACTCAATGAGGATTCCTACAAGGACTCCACTCTTATCATGCAGCTACTTCGAGACAACCTCACTCTCTGGACAAGCGACCAGCAAGATGAGGAAGCAGGGGAGGGCAACAACTGA